One stretch of Bombus pascuorum chromosome 14, iyBomPasc1.1, whole genome shotgun sequence DNA includes these proteins:
- the LOC132914307 gene encoding uncharacterized protein LOC132914307, producing the protein MKWQNCGGVGSRCVRRALLFVFVWGLVMIAAVQFRHAENSLRETPTAEESANDLLLDDIYRRREIMKNRGSSSLGLSRYLLQRSSADSSFSNSGGSSLLTTLTTISNNPTKNPSELEPLLDKRPAKTEEELIEEIEQRIPSLPLAYWNKNSKYPAGQSKTKGNYSCSNLKYPSIYDIEFNNVYWQTMRTGNGTFQLFGAYYDCRKLSRIGPAVRIVGMIDRIEPIVRTHCQFWYDGERDPIIVKTMEYKYIWYPKWGNYKQGIYQPYVIACKIPQSHWSKGPPASVSMVEKNCDTPSNNLRVIYNKPERKKDFAVCVKGLDFLHEDLSVRLVEWIELISLLGADKIFFYQLQVHPNVTKILDHYQKLGMVHVTPLTLPGGQPNVPAFQHMYLTKKTNHKRQNELIPYNDCLYKHMYEYEYIALLDVDEVIMPVKDATWQDLMKRVLQKALKIRNETRASYNVRNVYFLDDLLHSHGYFKGMPKYMHMLQHVYRSQNFTKPNQYIKCFHNPERVVTLHNHFPLACLGAGCTSYPIETEDAQLQHYRADCVKSLKKTCVQYRENSVLDTTIWRYKDQLIERVTRTLETLGFFGPS; encoded by the exons ATGAAGTGGCAGAACTGTGGCGGCGTAGGGTCCAGGTGCGTCAGACGCGCTCTGTTGTTCGTGTTCGTCTGGGGCCTGGTGATGATCGCAGCGGTGCAATTCCGTCATGCGGAGAACAGCCTCAGAGAGACACCAACGGCCGAGGAGTCCGCCAACGACCTTCTCCTCGACGACATCTATCGTCGACGCGAGATAATGAAGAACCGTGGCTCTTCCAGTCTTGGTCTCTCCAGATATCTCTTGCAAAGGTCCTCGGCAGACTCCAGTTTCTCAAATTCCGGTGGTTCCAGCCTCTTAACCACTTTGACCACCATATCCAACAATCCAACGAAAAATCCTTCAGAGTTGGAGCCATTGTTGGATAAAAGACCGGCGAAAACAGAGGAAGAGTTGATCGAGGAAATAGAACAGAGGATACCTAGTCTGCCTTTAGCTTACTGGAACAAGAACAGCAAATATCCTGCTGGTCAGAGCAAGACTAAAGGCAATTATAGCTGTTCCAATCTGAAATATCCCTCTATCTACGATATAGAGTTTAATAACGTTTACTGGCAAACGATGCGGACCGGTAACGGCACGTTTCAATTGTTCGGTGCTTATTACGACTGTAGAAAGTTGTCGAGAATAGGGCCAGCCGTTAGGATCGTCGGGATGATCGATAGAATCGAGCCTATCGTAAGGACTCACTGTCAATTTTGGTACGACGGAGAAAGAGATCCTATCATTGTCAAGACCATGGAGTATAAATACATCTGGTACCCTAAATGGGGTAACTACAAACAGGGAATCTATCAGCCGTACGTAATCGCCTGCAAGATTCCCCAGTCTCATTGGTCAAAGGGACCTCCGGCTTCGGTCTCTATGGTAGAAAAGAACTGCGACACTCCCAGCAATAATCTTAGAGTCATATACAATAAGCCAGAACGTAAAAAAGATTTCGCTGTCTGTGTGAAGGGTCTAGATTTCCTTCACGAGGATTTGTCTGTCAGGCTGGTTGAATGGATCGAGTTAATTAGCCTGTTAGGCGCGGACAAGATCTTCTTCTATCAGCTCCAGGTTCATCCTAACGTGACAAAGATTCTAGATCATTATCAGAAATTAGGAATGGTCCATGTGACCCCGCTGACGTTACCCGGTGGGCAACCTAACGTTCCTGCTTTTCAACACATGTATCTGACAAAGAAGACCAATCATAAGAGACAGAACGAACTGATCCCTTATAACGACTGTTTGTACAAGCATATGTACGAGTACGAATATATCGCTTTATTGGATGTGGACGAAGTGATCATGCCAGTGAAAGACGCCACGTGGCAGGATTTGATGAAGAGGGTGCTGCAGAAAGCGTTAAAGATCAGAAACGAGACTAGGGCTTCGTATAACGTGAGAAACGTGTATTTCCTCGACGATTTGTTGCACTCGCATGGGTACTTTAAGGGCATGCCAAA GTACATGCATATGTTGCAGCACGTCTATCGTTCGCAAAACTTTACGAAACCTAATCAGTACATCAAGTGCTTCCACAATCCGGAGAGGGTGGTGACCTTGCACAATCACTTCCCTTTGGCCTGTTTGGGCGCCGGTTGCACCAGTTACCCCATAGAGACCGAGGATGCTCAACTTCAGCATTACAGAGCGGATTGCGTGAAATCGTTGAAGAAGACTTGCGTCCAATATCGCGAGAACAGCGTGTTAGACACTACGATATGGCGATACAAGGACCAATTGATCGAAAGAGTCACCAGGACGTTGGAAACTCTTGGTTTCTTTGGACCGAGCTAG
- the LOC132914326 gene encoding uncharacterized protein LOC132914326 — protein sequence MTTFFLFCCVVIATVVAEEDAWTWKHKDEQQSDVDRASYRYQVNENLEDLGHERPLVGFRPQNSGPYGSNGRPIVSPSYPGNKEVLVGPGGPTGIIKRPSYTANIDDGELENGFVPSWVKDDPRYREYDTCKCRYSFNCPSNGLKFGSCSKDKKYCCFNSRKYPALVSGQYGQGHRPSYPGGPNKYGPATFVQPSNNYGNRRPQGSFTGANRYPGNYHLPGENPEPYPRPHSNPYEQNYDYNDFDIYSRSLNKNQTQNANADEKV from the exons ATGACaaccttctttctcttttgttgCGTCGTTATTGCGACGGTGGTCGCTGAAGAAGACGCGTGGACATGGAAGCACAAAGACGAACAGCAGAGCGACGTCGACAGAGCAAG TTATAGATACCAGGTGAACGAGAACCTCGAGGATCTCGGCCACGAAAGACCTTTGGTAGGATTTAGACCACAGAACAGCGGACCTTACGGTTCAAACGGTAGACCCATTGTGTCACCGTCGTATCCTGGCAACAAAGAAGTTCTTGTTGGTCCTGGTGGACCAACAGGCATTATAAAAAG ACCTTCCTACACCGCAAATATCGACGATGGAGAGTTGGAAAACGGTTTCGTGCCATCATGGGTGAAGGACGATCCTCGATATAGAGAATACGACACTTGCAAATGCAGATACAGCTTCAATTGTCCCTCCAACGGattgaaattt gGAAGCTGCTCcaaggataaaaaatattgctgCTTTAATAGCAGAAAGTATCCAGCGTTGGTTTCCGGACAATACGGACAAGGACACCGTCCTTCGTATCCG GGTGGTCCTAACAAGTACGGACCAGCGACTTTCGTGCAACCGTCGAACAATTATGGTAATCGAAGACCCCAGGGGAGTTTCACTGGCGCTAACAGATATCCTGGAAATTACCATCTTCCAGGAGAAAATCCGGAGCCCTATCCACGACCTCATAGCAATCCATACGAGCAAAATTACGATTACAACGACTTTGATATTTACAGTCGGTCCTTGAACAAGAATCAGACGCAAAACGCTAACGCGGATGAAAAAGTTTAA